The following proteins are encoded in a genomic region of Sneathiella marina:
- a CDS encoding proline racemase family protein has protein sequence MISRITTVEMHTGGEPLRIITEGIPVPQGRTLLEKRAYLRDQADQYRQFLMFEPRGHKDMYGALLVPADHPDADLAVIFMHNEGYSTMCGHAIIALGRYALDYGLVVKDTTETRVNIQCPCGLVTAYVTTTEGVTGAVRFESVPAFALALGTYVETADYGPVEIDIGYGGAFYALLDAASIGLDVHRSSTADLVQGATQISEAVKQQLKITHPEEADLGYLYGTILTDGGDGADDVASANICVFADAQVDRSPTGSGVTARLAVAAAHKTATVGEIYRFESVTGAIFTGKIMHSTKVGPHGAVTVEVSGQAYYSGSADFTAEEGDPLAGGFLLR, from the coding sequence ATGATTAGTCGTATCACAACTGTTGAAATGCATACGGGCGGGGAGCCCTTGCGTATCATTACCGAGGGTATCCCGGTGCCACAGGGACGGACCCTGCTGGAAAAGCGGGCCTATTTACGGGACCAGGCCGACCAGTACCGGCAATTCCTGATGTTCGAGCCGCGGGGCCACAAGGATATGTATGGGGCCCTGCTGGTTCCCGCCGATCATCCGGACGCCGATCTCGCCGTCATTTTTATGCATAACGAAGGCTATAGCACCATGTGCGGGCATGCCATTATCGCCCTGGGCCGTTATGCGCTGGATTACGGTCTTGTGGTCAAGGATACGACGGAAACCAGGGTCAATATTCAGTGCCCTTGCGGCCTTGTGACGGCTTATGTGACAACAACGGAGGGTGTTACGGGCGCTGTCCGGTTCGAGAGCGTTCCGGCGTTTGCACTGGCACTCGGCACCTATGTGGAGACAGCGGACTATGGCCCGGTGGAGATTGATATCGGCTATGGCGGGGCGTTTTATGCATTGCTGGATGCCGCCTCCATTGGGCTGGATGTACATCGCTCGTCCACTGCTGATCTGGTGCAGGGCGCAACGCAAATATCAGAGGCGGTCAAGCAGCAACTGAAAATCACCCATCCGGAAGAAGCGGATCTTGGCTATCTGTATGGCACCATTCTGACCGATGGCGGCGATGGTGCGGACGATGTCGCCAGTGCCAATATCTGCGTGTTTGCTGATGCCCAGGTCGATCGCAGCCCGACCGGGTCCGGGGTGACAGCACGGCTCGCCGTCGCAGCAGCCCACAAAACCGCGACAGTCGGGGAAATATATCGGTTTGAAAGTGTGACCGGGGCCATTTTCACCGGTAAAATCATGCACTCAACAAAAGTTGGCCCCCATGGTGCCGTAACGGTTGAGGTTAGCGGGCAGGCTTACTATTCTGGCAGCGCAGACTTCACCGCCGAGGAAGGCGATCCGCTGGCAGGCGGCTTTTTATTGCGCTGA
- the meaB gene encoding methylmalonyl Co-A mutase-associated GTPase MeaB: MGQTIKQIAEKLKTGDRRALARAITLVESSRRDHREQARDLISQILPATGRSVRIGISGTPGVGKSTFIEIFGKFLTAAGHKVAVLTIDPSSKRTGGSILGDKTRMEELVRDPNAFIRPSPSGGSLGGVARRTREAMLLCEASGFDVILIETVGVGQSETTVADMVDVFLLLLAPAGGDELQGIKRGVMELADLVVINKADGDLKATARRAAAEYKGALGLMRPKSPHWRPEVLMISALKKRGIDDLWETIERYRTARATDGELEAQRRDQAASWMWSELDDSLMARFKEHDAVARRLRDLEGEVKSGKIDPTDAAEQLLALFLAK, translated from the coding sequence ATGGGTCAGACAATTAAACAGATAGCCGAAAAACTTAAAACGGGGGACCGCCGTGCGCTGGCGCGGGCCATCACGTTGGTGGAATCCTCCCGCCGCGATCACCGGGAGCAGGCACGTGACCTGATTTCCCAGATACTGCCCGCCACAGGCCGCTCGGTCCGGATCGGTATTTCCGGAACGCCCGGGGTTGGTAAATCCACCTTTATCGAAATATTCGGCAAGTTCCTGACGGCGGCGGGGCATAAAGTGGCTGTGCTGACCATTGACCCGTCATCGAAGCGGACCGGCGGGTCCATCCTGGGCGACAAGACCCGTATGGAGGAACTGGTCCGCGATCCCAATGCCTTTATCCGGCCCTCCCCGTCCGGTGGGTCGCTGGGCGGGGTGGCGCGGCGCACCCGCGAAGCCATGCTGCTGTGCGAAGCCAGCGGCTTTGATGTCATCCTGATCGAAACCGTCGGGGTGGGTCAGTCGGAAACCACGGTCGCGGACATGGTCGATGTTTTCTTGCTGTTGCTGGCGCCCGCAGGCGGGGACGAGCTGCAGGGGATCAAGCGCGGTGTCATGGAACTTGCCGATCTTGTGGTGATCAACAAGGCCGATGGCGACTTGAAGGCGACGGCAAGACGCGCGGCGGCGGAATATAAAGGGGCGCTTGGGCTGATGCGGCCCAAAAGCCCGCATTGGCGACCGGAGGTTCTGATGATCTCGGCACTCAAGAAGCGGGGCATCGATGATTTATGGGAAACCATCGAGCGATATCGCACCGCCCGCGCCACCGACGGTGAGCTGGAAGCGCAGCGGCGGGATCAGGCGGCCTCCTGGATGTGGTCGGAACTGGATGATTCTCTGATGGCACGATTTAAGGAGCATGACGCCGTGGCCCGGCGGCTCCGTGACCTGGAGGGCGAGGTTAAATCGGGTAAAATCGATCCAACCGACGCCGCAGAGCAATTGCTGGCGCTGTTTTTGGCCAAATAG
- the rpmB gene encoding 50S ribosomal protein L28, with protein sequence MARRCELTGKGVQAGNNVSHAKNRTRRRFLPNVQEVRLMSDALGRSFSMKVSAAGLRSVEHNGGLDNFLLKSRDVNLSLAARRVKRDIKKASLAS encoded by the coding sequence ATGGCACGTCGTTGCGAATTAACAGGTAAAGGTGTTCAGGCTGGCAACAATGTAAGCCACGCCAAGAACAGAACCCGTCGCCGTTTTCTGCCAAATGTGCAAGAAGTCCGCCTGATGTCAGATGCCCTCGGCCGGTCCTTCAGCATGAAAGTTTCTGCCGCAGGGTTGCGCTCGGTCGAGCATAACGGTGGTCTGGATAACTTCCTTCTGAAATCACGGGACGTGAATTTGTCCCTGGCTGCCCGCCGCGTCAAGCGCGACATCAAAAAGGCATCCCTGGCTTCTTAA
- a CDS encoding dienelactone hydrolase family protein, with protein MFARRDIVKGAATLPLAAILADPILAQAAAAGMQDVTLKLKNGKPIKASVAMPDVTPAPSVLLIHEWWGLNDQIKAVAAEFAKAGYVAVAVDLYDQKVGTTPDEAKSLMGSVKGEEATETLTTWTDWARSNDKTTDKIGTIGWCFGGGWSLNASIARPVDATIVYYGNVAKKADQLKNLKGPVMGHFAEKDQWINKAMVDGFVAQMKVAGEPDPEVFWYDAEHAFANPSGGRYDKADAQLAWKRSMDFFDKNLKG; from the coding sequence ATGTTTGCACGTCGTGATATTGTCAAAGGGGCGGCCACGTTACCGCTGGCCGCTATCCTCGCCGATCCAATTCTGGCGCAAGCCGCTGCCGCCGGAATGCAGGACGTTACCTTGAAGCTGAAAAACGGCAAACCCATTAAAGCCTCTGTGGCCATGCCCGACGTAACGCCCGCCCCGTCTGTGTTGTTAATACATGAATGGTGGGGCCTCAATGACCAGATCAAGGCTGTGGCGGCAGAATTCGCCAAGGCAGGATATGTTGCCGTTGCCGTTGACCTGTATGACCAGAAAGTCGGAACGACACCGGACGAGGCTAAGAGCCTTATGGGATCGGTGAAGGGAGAAGAAGCAACGGAAACCCTGACGACATGGACTGACTGGGCCCGATCCAATGACAAGACCACAGACAAAATCGGGACCATTGGCTGGTGTTTTGGGGGTGGCTGGTCACTGAATGCCTCAATTGCGCGGCCGGTGGACGCGACGATCGTCTATTACGGAAATGTGGCCAAGAAAGCGGATCAGTTAAAAAACCTTAAAGGTCCGGTCATGGGGCATTTTGCCGAAAAGGATCAATGGATCAATAAAGCCATGGTCGATGGATTTGTCGCCCAAATGAAAGTGGCCGGCGAGCCGGACCCGGAGGTTTTCTGGTATGATGCGGAACATGCTTTTGCCAATCCTTCCGGGGGACGATATGACAAGGCGGATGCGCAGCTTGCCTGGAAACGAAGCATGGACTTCTTTGATAAAAACCTGAAAGGCTAG
- the cobT gene encoding cobaltochelatase subunit CobT has product MGKNKEAAAEPFKRAVTATMRAMSREAELEVIYGNDAPGIAANKARLPNPMKDLPVEDVRLVRGIADSLSLRKRYHDDALHNRLAPQGGEAKAVFEAIEQARVEAIGANKMKGVSDNLYNRLDSHCRESGFERIYDKEEAPIAEVLGLLAREKLANIPVPQSAKGMVDLWRAEIEEKSGDDFADLLDALGSQKEFATAARKLLKDLDLMDDAEGNYSDDEETGDGDDGEQEPDAESSGAEGDDEAQEASAAEDADSQEGAGDEGTDSETGESADMETTSSGEEAGRDRQPVYPDDFRNSPNAEMYKSFTTDFDEVISASDLCEPEELARLRQQLDQQLTNLHSLISKLANRLQRKLLAQQNRSWEFDLEEGILDAARLSRVVVDPLLPLSFKVEQDTDFRDTVVTLLIDNSGSMRGRPISVAAMCADVLARTLERCSVKVEILGFTTRAWKGGQSREKWLEQGKEANPGRLNDLRHIVYKSADYPYRRARQSLGLMLREGLLKENIDGEGLLWAHNRLLGRPEQRRILMVISDGAPVDDSTLSVNPGNYLDRHLRDVIRWIETKSAVELIAIGIGHDVTRYYEQAVTIIDAEQLGGVMMEQLADLFDENKTSKRSKAERW; this is encoded by the coding sequence TTGGGTAAAAATAAGGAAGCTGCCGCCGAGCCGTTCAAACGGGCGGTGACCGCGACCATGCGCGCCATGTCGCGCGAGGCGGAGCTGGAAGTCATCTATGGCAATGATGCGCCCGGCATCGCCGCCAACAAGGCCCGCCTGCCCAACCCCATGAAGGATCTGCCGGTTGAGGATGTGCGGCTGGTCCGCGGCATTGCCGACAGTCTATCTTTGCGCAAGCGTTATCATGATGACGCCTTGCATAACCGGCTGGCGCCCCAGGGCGGCGAGGCAAAAGCGGTTTTCGAAGCCATTGAGCAGGCGCGGGTCGAGGCCATCGGCGCCAACAAGATGAAAGGCGTCTCCGACAATCTGTATAACCGCCTGGACAGCCATTGCCGCGAAAGCGGGTTCGAGCGGATCTACGACAAGGAAGAAGCGCCGATCGCCGAAGTGCTGGGCCTGCTCGCCCGGGAAAAACTGGCCAATATCCCGGTACCGCAAAGCGCCAAGGGCATGGTCGATCTCTGGCGCGCGGAAATCGAGGAGAAAAGCGGAGACGATTTCGCCGATCTGCTGGACGCATTGGGCAGCCAGAAGGAATTTGCAACAGCCGCCCGCAAGCTGCTGAAGGACCTTGATCTGATGGATGATGCCGAGGGCAATTATTCCGATGATGAAGAAACCGGCGACGGGGACGACGGCGAACAGGAGCCCGATGCCGAAAGCAGCGGCGCCGAAGGCGATGACGAGGCCCAGGAAGCCAGCGCAGCGGAAGATGCCGATTCCCAGGAAGGCGCCGGCGACGAGGGAACCGACAGCGAGACCGGTGAAAGCGCCGATATGGAAACCACCAGCTCCGGCGAGGAAGCCGGTCGGGACCGCCAGCCCGTTTATCCCGATGATTTCCGCAACTCGCCAAATGCGGAAATGTATAAATCCTTCACCACGGATTTTGATGAAGTTATCTCGGCCTCTGATCTGTGCGAGCCTGAAGAGCTGGCCCGTCTGCGCCAACAGCTGGATCAACAGCTGACAAACCTGCATAGCCTGATCAGCAAACTGGCCAACCGCCTGCAGCGAAAACTGCTGGCCCAGCAGAACCGGTCCTGGGAATTTGACCTGGAAGAAGGCATTCTGGATGCGGCGCGCCTGTCGCGCGTGGTTGTCGACCCGTTGCTGCCGCTCTCTTTCAAGGTCGAGCAGGATACGGATTTCCGCGATACCGTGGTGACATTGCTGATCGATAATTCAGGCTCCATGCGTGGCCGCCCGATCTCTGTTGCCGCCATGTGCGCCGACGTCCTGGCCCGCACCCTGGAACGCTGTTCGGTCAAGGTGGAAATTCTTGGCTTCACCACCCGCGCCTGGAAAGGCGGTCAATCCCGCGAGAAATGGCTGGAACAGGGCAAGGAAGCAAATCCCGGCCGCCTCAACGACCTGCGCCATATTGTCTATAAATCGGCCGATTATCCCTATCGCCGGGCGCGCCAGTCCTTGGGCCTGATGCTGCGCGAAGGATTGCTGAAAGAGAATATCGACGGTGAAGGCCTGCTCTGGGCCCATAACCGGCTTCTTGGCCGGCCGGAGCAGCGGCGGATCCTGATGGTCATCTCCGACGGGGCGCCGGTTGATGACAGTACGCTGTCGGTCAATCCGGGGAACTACCTGGACCGTCATTTACGCGATGTTATCCGCTGGATCGAAACCAAATCCGCGGTCGAGCTGATCGCCATCGGCATCGGCCATGATGTGACCCGCTATTATGAACAGGCGGTGACCATTATCGATGCCGAGCAATTGGGCGGGGTGATGATGGAACAGCTTGCTGACCTGTTCGATGAGAACAAGACCAGCAAGCGCAGTAAAGCGGAGCGCTGGTAG
- the cobS gene encoding cobaltochelatase subunit CobS, producing MTSLELAGQAQDIKINLPDTKVSVREVFKIDSDLEVPAYSIATERVPDLDPSYVFDHDTTMAILAGFAFNRRVMVQGYHGTGKSTHIEQVAARLNWPCVRVNLDSHISRIDLVGKDAIVLREGKQITEFREGILPWALQSPTAIVFDEYDAGRPDVMFVIQRVLEVEGKLTLLDQNRVIRPHPAFRMFSTTNTVGLGDTTGLYHGTQQLNQGQMDRWNIVTTLNYLPEATENEIVLSKLPDYDTEEGRQTVRAMIACAELSRSGFIAGDISTVMSPRTVITWAENAEIFGDIGFAFRVTFLNKCDEMERPIVAEYFQRSFGQELPESAANIVAS from the coding sequence ATGACGTCCCTAGAGCTCGCCGGTCAGGCACAAGATATTAAAATAAATCTTCCTGATACGAAAGTATCTGTTCGCGAAGTATTCAAAATCGATAGTGACCTTGAAGTTCCCGCTTACAGCATCGCAACCGAGCGTGTGCCGGATCTGGATCCTTCCTATGTTTTCGATCACGATACGACCATGGCAATCCTGGCCGGCTTTGCCTTCAACCGTCGGGTGATGGTTCAGGGATATCATGGAACCGGTAAGTCCACTCATATCGAGCAGGTCGCCGCGCGGCTGAACTGGCCCTGTGTCCGGGTCAATCTGGACAGCCATATTTCGCGGATCGACCTGGTCGGCAAGGACGCCATCGTCCTGCGCGAAGGCAAACAGATTACCGAGTTCCGCGAAGGCATTCTGCCCTGGGCACTGCAGTCACCGACCGCCATTGTCTTTGATGAATATGATGCGGGTCGGCCGGACGTGATGTTCGTGATCCAGCGGGTTCTTGAAGTTGAGGGCAAATTGACGTTGCTTGATCAGAACCGGGTGATCCGGCCCCATCCGGCCTTTCGCATGTTCTCGACCACGAACACGGTCGGGCTTGGTGATACGACAGGGCTGTACCACGGCACCCAGCAGCTCAATCAGGGCCAGATGGACCGCTGGAATATTGTCACCACCCTGAACTACCTGCCCGAAGCGACAGAAAACGAGATCGTCCTCTCCAAGCTGCCGGACTATGACACGGAAGAGGGCCGGCAGACAGTCCGGGCAATGATCGCCTGCGCCGAGCTGAGCCGCTCCGGCTTTATTGCCGGGGATATTTCAACGGTCATGAGCCCACGGACGGTGATTACCTGGGCGGAAAATGCCGAGATTTTCGGGGATATCGGCTTCGCCTTCCGGGTGACCTTCCTGAATAAATGTGATGAGATGGAACGCCCTATTGTCGCCGAGTATTTCCAGCGCAGTTTCGGACAGGAACTACCGGAATCCGCGGCTAATATCGTCGCGTCCTAA
- a CDS encoding J domain-containing protein, with the protein MAKRKKIDLGDTPPEGMFRQCNHPDCFESGEFRAPKSRSEDRRNPEDYQWFCLGHVREFNKSWNFFDGMSDEEVLRYKDEDITGHRPTWKMGSRTAKPRGDYQYDDPFDFREDMGAHEDTSQQYRQTASPKIDKEERDALAVLNLRPGSSLSEIKRRHKELAKKYHPDVRGGDKKAEEILKNINQAYTHLRSCANS; encoded by the coding sequence ATGGCGAAACGAAAAAAAATCGACTTGGGTGATACACCTCCCGAAGGCATGTTCCGACAATGCAATCATCCCGATTGCTTTGAAAGCGGTGAATTTCGCGCGCCAAAATCCCGCTCTGAAGATCGACGGAATCCTGAGGATTATCAATGGTTTTGCTTAGGCCATGTGCGCGAGTTTAATAAATCCTGGAACTTCTTTGACGGCATGTCGGATGAAGAAGTTCTGCGCTACAAGGATGAAGATATTACCGGTCACCGTCCAACCTGGAAAATGGGCTCGCGAACCGCAAAGCCGCGGGGCGATTACCAGTATGATGACCCCTTCGATTTTCGCGAGGACATGGGAGCCCATGAGGACACGTCCCAGCAATACAGGCAGACGGCATCGCCAAAAATAGATAAAGAAGAACGAGATGCCCTTGCGGTCCTCAATTTAAGGCCGGGCAGCAGTCTCAGCGAGATCAAACGGCGGCACAAGGAATTGGCCAAGAAATACCATCCGGATGTCCGCGGTGGTGACAAAAAAGCCGAAGAAATACTAAAAAATATCAATCAGGCCTATACACATCTGCGATCTTGCGCTAACTCCTAG
- a CDS encoding BolA family protein, producing MSVAQTIEVKLREAFTPSSLTVIDESHLHAGHAGARPQGESHFKVMIISDKFEGLSRVARQRAVYQVLADELATDIHALSLDVKSLTD from the coding sequence ATGAGTGTTGCACAGACAATAGAAGTAAAATTGCGCGAAGCCTTCACACCGTCGAGCTTGACGGTTATTGACGAATCACATTTGCATGCAGGCCATGCCGGTGCCCGGCCACAAGGCGAGAGTCATTTCAAGGTGATGATCATCTCGGACAAATTTGAAGGATTGTCCCGAGTGGCGCGACAACGTGCCGTTTATCAGGTTTTGGCCGATGAGTTGGCGACCGATATTCATGCGCTGTCTCTCGATGTCAAATCTCTGACAGACTAG
- a CDS encoding ribbon-helix-helix domain-containing protein, producing MQTQPSQTLVNRNISITDPVSGRCHRTSIRLERIEWTALQRICEKKEISINDFCCHVDQDEKRREHSRTSRIRSAILHHYLDEAMPLDS from the coding sequence ATGCAGACACAACCTTCTCAAACTCTCGTCAACCGGAATATTTCGATTACGGACCCTGTTTCCGGCCGATGCCACCGGACCAGCATTCGTTTGGAGAGAATCGAATGGACAGCCCTGCAACGGATTTGTGAAAAGAAAGAAATCTCGATAAATGATTTCTGCTGCCATGTTGATCAGGACGAAAAACGGCGCGAGCATTCAAGGACGTCGCGTATTAGATCGGCAATCTTACATCACTATCTCGACGAGGCGATGCCTTTGGATTCCTAG
- a CDS encoding AEC family transporter, whose amino-acid sequence MFDILLNIIAPVIITAGLGFYWAKSGRAFSTETVTGLVTNIGAPLLIFTTLDNLDMQLSAFFGFAMIAAIAAVSFCVIGFAILFLLKLNIRDYLPGLMFPNAGNMGIPLCYFAFGEPGLALAIAVFTVFSMTQFTFGVWLSSGTNSILQLAKTPLIYAVALALITKSLGVEIPQWINNTTGLLGSLTIPLMLLALGVSLASLSISHIKLATGLSLLRLGMGFAVGYGLALLFNLEGVERGVIILECSMPVAVFNYLFSLRYKRAHSHVAGMVLISTLLSFVTLPALLLFIL is encoded by the coding sequence ATGTTTGACATCCTTCTGAATATCATTGCGCCGGTGATCATTACGGCGGGGCTGGGATTTTACTGGGCGAAGTCTGGGCGGGCTTTCAGTACCGAAACGGTTACCGGACTGGTGACAAATATCGGCGCACCGTTACTGATATTCACGACCCTCGACAATCTGGATATGCAGCTCTCGGCCTTTTTTGGCTTTGCCATGATCGCAGCAATTGCTGCCGTTTCTTTCTGCGTCATCGGGTTTGCCATTCTGTTCCTCCTGAAGCTGAATATCCGGGACTATCTTCCCGGCCTGATGTTCCCCAATGCGGGAAATATGGGTATCCCGCTTTGTTATTTTGCCTTCGGAGAACCGGGTTTGGCATTGGCGATCGCCGTGTTTACTGTCTTCTCCATGACCCAGTTTACCTTTGGCGTCTGGCTGTCCTCGGGTACGAATTCAATTCTGCAACTGGCGAAAACGCCGCTGATTTACGCTGTGGCTCTCGCCTTGATTACAAAATCACTGGGCGTTGAAATTCCCCAATGGATCAACAATACGACAGGCCTGCTCGGAAGCCTCACAATTCCTCTTATGCTGTTGGCGCTAGGCGTGAGCCTCGCCAGTTTATCCATAAGTCATATAAAGCTGGCCACCGGACTGTCCCTGCTCCGCCTCGGTATGGGTTTTGCTGTTGGGTACGGCCTCGCTCTCCTGTTCAACCTGGAAGGCGTAGAGCGCGGGGTTATTATATTGGAATGCAGTATGCCGGTCGCCGTTTTCAATTACCTGTTTTCACTTCGCTACAAACGGGCCCATTCTCATGTGGCGGGGATGGTATTGATCTCCACCCTTCTCTCTTTTGTCACGCTGCCGGCACTTCTGCTTTTTATCCTCTAA
- a CDS encoding HlyC/CorC family transporter, with amino-acid sequence MGFDLILLLLAIFLLLLLSAFFSGSETALTGASRARLHQMEQAGDKRAHLVNRLRDQHTKLISAILLGNNLVNILASALATSFFITLFGDIGVAYATLIMTALVLIFAEVLPKTYALRRSIPTAIFVAPILRPAVFLLSPVVMGINVVVDLTLRMFGVKDSEDDGETLTDAAQDELRGAIELHSEEAGVILHEKYMLDSILDMDEVDLSEIMIHRKNVEMVDCSKSTQEIIDQVLASPYTRLPLWRENSENIIGVVHAKDLLRAIIPLNGGYDDLKIEDISTEPWFVPETTTLRSQLNAFLERKSHFALVVDEYGALMGLVTLEDILEEIVGDIADEHDLAVSDVEMLQEGNIVTKGDVTIRDLNRQLNWSLPDDEAATIAGLVIHEAQIIPEVGQIFIFHGYKFEILHKEHNQITELRVTALSS; translated from the coding sequence ATGGGCTTTGATCTTATTTTATTGCTGCTGGCAATATTCCTGTTATTGCTGTTGTCAGCTTTTTTTTCAGGGTCGGAAACAGCGCTTACAGGCGCTTCCCGCGCCCGCCTCCATCAAATGGAACAAGCCGGTGACAAACGGGCACATCTGGTAAATCGGCTGCGGGATCAACATACGAAATTGATCAGCGCAATTTTACTCGGAAACAACCTGGTCAATATCCTGGCATCAGCACTGGCAACCAGTTTCTTTATTACGCTTTTTGGGGATATCGGCGTTGCCTATGCAACGCTTATCATGACAGCTCTCGTTTTAATCTTTGCAGAAGTATTGCCGAAAACCTACGCGTTGCGCCGATCCATTCCAACGGCCATATTTGTGGCACCAATATTGCGCCCCGCCGTCTTTCTTTTGTCTCCTGTCGTAATGGGTATTAACGTTGTCGTTGATCTGACGTTACGCATGTTTGGCGTCAAAGACTCTGAAGACGATGGCGAAACCCTGACCGATGCAGCACAAGACGAGCTTCGGGGGGCTATTGAGCTTCATTCCGAGGAAGCCGGCGTTATTCTGCATGAGAAATATATGCTCGATTCCATTTTGGACATGGATGAAGTTGATTTGTCGGAAATCATGATTCACCGCAAAAATGTTGAAATGGTTGATTGTTCCAAGTCAACGCAGGAAATTATCGATCAGGTGTTGGCAAGTCCCTACACCCGGCTACCGCTATGGCGGGAAAACTCTGAAAATATCATTGGTGTCGTTCATGCCAAGGATTTACTCCGGGCGATCATCCCCCTCAATGGCGGTTATGACGATTTGAAAATCGAAGATATCAGCACAGAGCCCTGGTTCGTTCCCGAAACGACAACATTGCGAAGCCAGTTAAACGCCTTTTTGGAACGCAAAAGTCACTTCGCCCTTGTTGTCGATGAATATGGCGCGCTGATGGGCCTTGTAACGCTGGAGGATATTCTGGAGGAAATCGTCGGCGATATTGCCGATGAGCATGACCTGGCCGTCAGTGATGTGGAAATGCTGCAAGAAGGTAATATCGTGACCAAGGGAGATGTGACAATTCGGGACTTGAACCGACAGCTCAATTGGTCTTTGCCCGATGATGAAGCGGCAACCATTGCCGGTTTGGTGATCCATGAGGCCCAGATCATTCCGGAGGTCGGTCAGATTTTCATCTTCCACGGTTATAAGTTCGAAATCCTTCACAAAGAGCATAATCAAATTACCGAGCTGCGTGTGACCGCACTGTCAAGCTGA